One genomic window of Bactrocera dorsalis isolate Fly_Bdor chromosome 4, ASM2337382v1, whole genome shotgun sequence includes the following:
- the LOC125778075 gene encoding uncharacterized protein LOC125778075 isoform X1 has translation MDSDLFHELLYLNILRLQRRKVLRRRKRRWSVHPANRDRNPNGFFWKNFLKLKEDDQKLFALTRMNRPVYNLLLNIISPFLKKPKQQIGVEERVVITLMYLAYGTPFEIIASMHKLGKTTVRNIVLETCEIFWLHLCPIYLSEPTTAQYKDIAADFLKLWNIPNCVGAIDGKHIAIIRPQNSGSLFYNYKKFYSIVLMASCDARYTFTSASIGSYGGQSDGGVFQQTKFGQALLENKLPLPPRAPLWNGSSTDFPHFFVADAAFPLKENLMRPYPGAQLPRNKAIFNYRLSRARRVIENSFGILTARWRVLRKVIDFSPKNCETIVLTCLVLHNFVMLNDHDRWYCPDTFVDTDTADHGILEGEWREDLESVGGALHSISTTRRNASSFAFRLRDFLADYFINQGAVSFQEDRI, from the exons ATGGATAGTGATTTATTCCATGaactattatatttaaatattcttcgcCTTCAAAGAAGAAAAGTATTAAGAAGACGTAAACGCCGCTGGTCCGTTCATCCAGCAAATCGGGATAGAAACCCAAATGGTTTCTTCTGgaagaactttttaaaattaaaagaagacgACCAAAAACTATTTGCTTTAACACGGATGAATCGGCCAGTATACAaccttcttttaaatattattagtccgtttttaaaaaaaccaaaacaacaaattgGCGTCGAGGAGCGAGTGGTTATAACTTTAAT gtaCCTCGCTTATGGAACACCTTTTGAGATCATAGCCTCGATGCATAAATTAGGGAAAACAACAGTGCGGAATATCGTACTTGAAACGTGTGAAATATTTTGGTTACACCTGTGCCCGATATACCTTAGCGAGCCAACTACCGCACAATATAAAGACATTGCTGcagattttttaaaactgtGGAATATACCCAACTGCGTCGGAGCAATTGACGGGAAGCATATAGCTATTATTCGTCCACAAAATTCAGGCTCGttattttataactataaaaagttttatagtATAGTTTTAATGGCATCCTGCGACGCTCGGTATACGTTCACCTCTGCCAGCATTGGTAGCTATGGCGGACAAAGTGACGGAg gtGTCTTTCAGCAAACTAAATTTGGTCAAGCACTCTTGGAAAACAAATTGCCACTACCACCAAGAGCTCCATTATGGAATGGATCCTCAACagattttccacatttttttgtgGCCGACGCAGCGTTCCCATTGAAGGAAAACTTAATGCGACCTTACCCCGGTGCACAGCTGCCACGAAACAAAGCTATTTTCAATTACCGGTTATCCCGAGCTCGTAGAGTAATCGAAAATAGCTTTGGTATTTTAACTGCTCGATGGCGTGTTCTACGAAAGGTAATAGACTTTAGCCCAAAGAACTGCGAAACAATTGTGTTAACCTGTCTGGTTCTTCACAATTTTGTAATGTTGAATGACCATGATCGTTGGTATTGTCCAGATACATTTGTAGACACAGACACCGCAGACCATGGAATATTGGAGGGAGAATGGCGTGAAGATTTAGAGAGTGTTGGAGGTGCATTACATTCAATAAGTACAACTCGACGCAATGCATCTAGTTTCGCATTCCGTCTAAGGGATTTTTTGGcagattattttataaatcagGGAGCGGTTTCATTTCAAGAAGATCGTATTTAG
- the LOC125778081 gene encoding uncharacterized protein LOC125778081 isoform X1 yields the protein MNDEKVIEEVRAREILYNKACVGYRVPSKKKAAWVSVAKELGATDEQCSKRWLTLRERFSREVRKMESPSGSGASNTETWPLFDNMSFLKLYIQPRPNRCTTNILEDIYSQELFEPFTFESSPTILSSPSELSSSTPIRKRVKKTNSDDDSCFKEACELYKSMCAERSNCSEAVRSFGVMLTSIMNGMSEVKQMKAIQVLTNSLFAIKSEPE from the exons atgaatgacgaaaaAGTAATAGAAGAAGTGCGTGCgcgtgaaattttatataacaaGGCCTGCGTAGGCTACCGGGTGCCGAGCAAAAAGAAGGCTGCGTGGGTAAGCGTGGCAAAGGAGCTAGGTGCTACTG ATGAGCAATGTTCGAAGAGGTGGCTGACTCTAAGGGAGAGATTCAGTAGGGAAGTAAGGAAAATGGAGTCACCATCAGGAAGTGGGGCGAGTAACACCGAAACCTGGCCATTGTTCGATAATATGAGctttttaaaactatatataCAGCCCAGACC AAATCGCTGCACCACAAACATTTTAGAAGATATATATTCGCAGGAGCTGTTTGAGCCATTTACTTTTGAAAGTTCTCCGACTATTTTATCGTCACCTTCGGAGTTGTCGTCTTCAACTCCGATCCGGAAAAGagtcaaaaaaacaaacagcgaTGACGACAGCTGTTTCAAAGAAGCGTGCGAGCTATACAAAAGCATGTGTGCAGAGAGGAGCAATTGCAGCGAGGCGGTGAGGTCGTTTGGTGTTATGTTGACCTCTATCATGAACGGTATGAGCGAGgtaaagcaaatgaaagcaataCAAGTTTTAACAAATTCGttatttgctattaaatcggaacccgaataa
- the LOC125778081 gene encoding transcription factor Adf-1-like isoform X2 → MNDEKVIEEVRAREILYNKACVGYRVPSKKKAAWVSVAKELGATDEQCSKRWLTLRERFSREVRKMESPSGSGASNTETWPLFDNMSFLKLYIQPRPNRCTTNIFQK, encoded by the exons atgaatgacgaaaaAGTAATAGAAGAAGTGCGTGCgcgtgaaattttatataacaaGGCCTGCGTAGGCTACCGGGTGCCGAGCAAAAAGAAGGCTGCGTGGGTAAGCGTGGCAAAGGAGCTAGGTGCTACTG ATGAGCAATGTTCGAAGAGGTGGCTGACTCTAAGGGAGAGATTCAGTAGGGAAGTAAGGAAAATGGAGTCACCATCAGGAAGTGGGGCGAGTAACACCGAAACCTGGCCATTGTTCGATAATATGAGctttttaaaactatatataCAGCCCAGACC AAATCGCTGCACCACAAACATTTT tcaaaaatag
- the LOC125778075 gene encoding uncharacterized protein LOC125778075 isoform X2 yields MDSDLFHELLYLNILRLQRRKVLRRRKRRWSVHPANRDRNPNGFFWKNFLKLKEDDQKLFALTRMNRPVYNLLLNIISPFLKKPKQQIGVEERVVITLMYLAYGTPFEIIASMHKLGKTTVRNIVLETCEIFWLHLCPIYLSEPTTAQYKDIAADFLKLWNIPNCVGAIDGKHIAIIRPQNSGSLFYNYKKFYSIVLMASCDARYTFTSASIGSYGGQSDGGVFQQTKFGQALLENKLPLPPRAPLWNGSSTDFPHFFVADAAFPLKENLMRPYPGAQLPRNKAIFNYRLSRARRVIENSFGILTARWRVLRKIHL; encoded by the exons ATGGATAGTGATTTATTCCATGaactattatatttaaatattcttcgcCTTCAAAGAAGAAAAGTATTAAGAAGACGTAAACGCCGCTGGTCCGTTCATCCAGCAAATCGGGATAGAAACCCAAATGGTTTCTTCTGgaagaactttttaaaattaaaagaagacgACCAAAAACTATTTGCTTTAACACGGATGAATCGGCCAGTATACAaccttcttttaaatattattagtccgtttttaaaaaaaccaaaacaacaaattgGCGTCGAGGAGCGAGTGGTTATAACTTTAAT gtaCCTCGCTTATGGAACACCTTTTGAGATCATAGCCTCGATGCATAAATTAGGGAAAACAACAGTGCGGAATATCGTACTTGAAACGTGTGAAATATTTTGGTTACACCTGTGCCCGATATACCTTAGCGAGCCAACTACCGCACAATATAAAGACATTGCTGcagattttttaaaactgtGGAATATACCCAACTGCGTCGGAGCAATTGACGGGAAGCATATAGCTATTATTCGTCCACAAAATTCAGGCTCGttattttataactataaaaagttttatagtATAGTTTTAATGGCATCCTGCGACGCTCGGTATACGTTCACCTCTGCCAGCATTGGTAGCTATGGCGGACAAAGTGACGGAg gtGTCTTTCAGCAAACTAAATTTGGTCAAGCACTCTTGGAAAACAAATTGCCACTACCACCAAGAGCTCCATTATGGAATGGATCCTCAACagattttccacatttttttgtgGCCGACGCAGCGTTCCCATTGAAGGAAAACTTAATGCGACCTTACCCCGGTGCACAGCTGCCACGAAACAAAGCTATTTTCAATTACCGGTTATCCCGAGCTCGTAGAGTAATCGAAAATAGCTTTGGTATTTTAACTGCTCGATGGCGTGTTCTACGAAAG ATACATTTGTAG